From Paenibacillus sp. PK3_47, the proteins below share one genomic window:
- the bglX gene encoding beta-glucosidase BglX: MTNHLYNKYVKNMTLEEKTAQLLQLAAPFFDKPGEHSEITGPMEELGIQYETLRSAGSVLGVAGAEKMMAVQKAHLENDRHGIPLLFMADIVHGFKTIFPIPLAIGSSWNLELAGQSAEVAAREAAVSGLHVTFAPMVDLVRDPRWGRVMESTGEDTYLNGLFAEAFVHGFQGDDLRNDLTRVAACVKHFAAYGLAEGGRDYNTVDLSERQLREYYLPAYKAAVDAGVKMVMTSFNIVDGIPATGNRKLLREILRKEWGFDGVIISDWASIKEMVAHGAAEDDKEAALQAIQAGVDIDMMTTSYINHLPELVQEGLVDEKLIDEAVLRILELKESLGLFENPMRGADPAAEKEIVFCGEHRQVARKLAEKSSVLLKNEGVLPLEPGQRVSLIGPFANSGDILGWWSWTGSKETAVKLGDAMKAASGNPSHIVIAEGSGIDSISEDQLNEARKTAAKADVIVLAVGESSDMSGEGGSRSNIKLPEAQLELIRSMKELGKPLAVVLFNGRPLDLHGVYDQADAVLEAWFPGSEGGAALADILYGKVNPSGRLSMSFPYSVGQIPVYYNSFRTGRPKPEQETENRYISKYIDIPNEPLLPFGFGLSYTTFEYEDLTLSSEVLTADTPLEVKITVKNTGLRAGTETVQLYVCDIAGQVVRPVKELKGFRQIELDPGESSEVVFRIDETLLRYHHSDMTIRSDRGEFILYVGASSRDVREARFTLVK, encoded by the coding sequence ATGACCAATCATCTGTACAACAAATACGTCAAGAACATGACACTGGAAGAAAAAACAGCCCAGCTCCTGCAGCTGGCAGCTCCTTTTTTCGATAAGCCGGGAGAGCATTCTGAAATTACCGGCCCGATGGAAGAACTGGGAATACAGTACGAAACCCTGCGGAGCGCAGGCTCTGTACTCGGTGTTGCCGGCGCCGAGAAGATGATGGCCGTACAGAAAGCCCATCTGGAGAACGACCGGCATGGCATTCCGCTGCTCTTTATGGCGGATATCGTACATGGGTTCAAAACGATTTTTCCTATTCCGCTCGCCATCGGCAGTTCCTGGAATCTGGAGCTTGCCGGGCAAAGCGCTGAAGTGGCTGCACGTGAAGCGGCAGTTTCCGGTCTTCATGTAACCTTTGCCCCTATGGTGGATCTGGTCCGGGATCCGCGCTGGGGCCGGGTGATGGAATCAACGGGAGAGGATACTTATCTGAACGGGTTGTTTGCCGAGGCCTTCGTGCATGGGTTTCAAGGCGATGATCTGAGAAATGATTTGACGCGCGTTGCGGCCTGTGTGAAGCACTTTGCAGCTTACGGGCTGGCGGAGGGCGGCCGGGACTACAATACCGTTGATCTGTCAGAGCGTCAGCTGCGTGAATATTACCTGCCCGCCTATAAAGCAGCCGTGGACGCGGGGGTCAAGATGGTGATGACCTCGTTCAATATTGTTGACGGCATCCCGGCTACAGGGAACCGCAAGCTGCTGCGTGAAATTCTCCGTAAAGAATGGGGCTTCGACGGAGTCATCATATCTGACTGGGCTTCCATTAAGGAAATGGTAGCGCATGGCGCTGCAGAAGACGATAAGGAAGCGGCATTGCAGGCTATCCAGGCTGGTGTAGACATCGACATGATGACAACCAGCTATATCAATCATCTGCCTGAACTGGTACAGGAAGGCCTGGTAGACGAGAAATTGATCGATGAAGCAGTGCTGCGTATTCTGGAGCTTAAAGAGAGCCTGGGCCTTTTCGAGAATCCGATGCGCGGAGCAGATCCTGCTGCAGAGAAGGAGATCGTATTCTGCGGAGAGCACCGGCAGGTGGCCAGAAAGCTGGCCGAGAAATCAAGCGTGCTGCTGAAAAATGAGGGCGTTCTGCCGCTTGAACCCGGGCAGCGTGTCTCACTGATTGGCCCTTTTGCGAATAGTGGCGATATTCTGGGCTGGTGGTCCTGGACGGGTTCCAAGGAAACGGCTGTAAAGCTTGGGGATGCCATGAAAGCAGCCAGCGGCAATCCGAGCCATATAGTTATTGCTGAAGGTTCGGGGATTGACTCCATCAGTGAAGATCAGCTGAACGAAGCGCGCAAGACCGCGGCGAAGGCGGATGTTATTGTGCTGGCGGTGGGCGAATCCTCGGATATGAGCGGTGAAGGCGGCAGCCGCAGCAACATCAAGCTGCCGGAGGCACAGCTTGAGCTGATCCGGTCCATGAAAGAGCTGGGCAAGCCGTTGGCCGTTGTTCTCTTTAACGGCCGTCCGCTGGATCTGCACGGGGTATACGATCAGGCAGATGCCGTGCTGGAAGCCTGGTTCCCCGGAAGCGAAGGCGGTGCGGCGCTGGCGGATATTCTATATGGAAAAGTAAATCCTTCGGGACGTCTTTCCATGTCCTTCCCGTATTCCGTGGGACAAATTCCAGTCTATTATAATTCTTTCCGTACCGGCCGCCCCAAACCGGAGCAAGAGACAGAGAACCGTTATATTTCCAAGTATATTGATATTCCCAATGAGCCGCTGCTGCCTTTCGGTTTTGGACTAAGCTATACCACGTTCGAATATGAAGACCTGACGTTATCATCAGAGGTGCTGACAGCTGACACACCGCTTGAGGTCAAAATTACGGTAAAGAATACAGGCTTAAGAGCCGGAACCGAAACGGTGCAGCTCTATGTATGCGACATTGCAGGCCAGGTTGTCCGTCCGGTGAAGGAGCTCAAAGGCTTCCGCCAGATTGAGCTTGACCCCGGAGAAAGCAGTGAAGTTGTCTTTCGCATTGATGAAACGCTTCTCCGCTACCACCACAGTGATATGACAATCCGCAGTGACCGCGGCGAATTTATTCTTTATGTCGGTGCAAGCAGCCGTGATGTCCGGGAAGCCCGGTTCACTTTAGTAAAATAA
- a CDS encoding cellobiose phosphorylase: MTTLTGSKVSLQNGNLTFTFLQSGDLYQAFGGKMMINQLLSNALDGAPGNIYARLHLPQGIHAVPLLGVKSGSRFRQDGDRLVWQGEIPAGPETPGLHEPVAYRVVFTLAGNGIWFWDVTVEGSGVELDLIYTQDVGIASPGAVTSNEAYLSHYIDHAVFEHSDYGYAVCSRQNQPQDGKFPYLQQGSLTGATGFSTDGFQFFGLSYKETDRPEALYQEKLASEVYQYEFAYTALQTEKSMLNGKAHFVFYGLFRDNHPAAVTELEYEAELKDAREYTLGLGPVTPDGSWLDKISLSSRIGEPLQTEEFSGEELNRLFPDRQQEEREGGKLLAFFTDTYEHIVLKSKELLVERPHGHILMSGDNAQLGAEVMTTTSYMYGIFNSQVVTGNTNFNKMLSNARNALNVYKTSGQRIYVEADGQYRLLTMPSLFEIGFNYVRWHYKTAADTLVITNYTAADAPEVKLTVRSAQGKAYRFLVTNQVTMNVAEYEIPYRLSQNAEGVLTFQAHDSGTSAKVYPELAYRMTLEGAGYRLGDESLLLDGPASGSASLAVLELEESAEWSLTIQGQLDGKERPPVILDFASEAAEYRKFFSGVMNGFRLTKDSGGEEELFKVNALAWWYTHNMLVHYSVPHGLEQYGGAAWGTRDVCQGPVEYFLATHKYEQVREIMLTVFAHQYEDDGSWPQWFMFDKYAAIQQEESHGDIIVWPLKVLGDYLRATRDFAVLDEKVPYTRKHTFDFTESAATVREHAIKELEYIKSHFLHDTYLSSYGDGDWDDTLQPANAQLKQYMVSSWTVALTYQTVLGLSGVLQDTDSAWSEELRGMAEGIKNDFNRYMLGTDVIPGFLYFEDPEHAKLMLHPEDKETGIQYRLLPMTRSMIGELLTPEQMEAHYELILEQFLCPDGVRLMNHPAQYAGGVSMHFKRAEQAANFGREIGLQYVHAHIRFVEAMAKIGKRDQVWKGLATINPVGIRDAVPNAELRQSNAYFSSSDGKFASRYEAQQRFGELRDGSVAVKGGWRIYSSGPGIYMNQLISNVLGIREDAGDLIIDPVLPDELDGTRFDFEYGGSPAAFVYHYAEGTEGTLRSVKVNGHEVQAERIDNPYRLGGLRIKREDVERLRTAETTVVDIYM, from the coding sequence ATGACAACTTTAACAGGTTCCAAAGTGTCACTTCAGAATGGAAACTTAACATTTACATTTTTGCAGAGCGGAGATCTCTACCAGGCTTTTGGCGGTAAAATGATGATTAACCAGCTGTTGTCGAACGCGCTGGACGGAGCTCCCGGCAATATTTATGCAAGGTTGCATTTGCCTCAGGGAATCCATGCGGTACCGCTGCTCGGGGTGAAATCAGGCAGCCGTTTCCGTCAGGATGGGGACCGTCTGGTATGGCAGGGGGAAATTCCTGCAGGTCCGGAAACTCCGGGTCTGCACGAGCCAGTTGCTTATCGGGTAGTATTCACACTGGCCGGCAATGGCATCTGGTTCTGGGATGTAACCGTTGAAGGTTCGGGCGTAGAGCTCGACCTGATCTATACTCAGGATGTCGGTATCGCCTCTCCTGGAGCGGTAACCAGTAATGAAGCTTATTTGTCACACTATATTGACCATGCTGTCTTTGAACACAGTGATTATGGTTATGCAGTATGTTCACGCCAGAATCAGCCGCAGGACGGTAAATTTCCTTATCTTCAGCAGGGATCGCTGACCGGTGCTACCGGTTTTTCAACAGATGGCTTCCAGTTCTTCGGACTTAGCTACAAGGAGACGGACAGACCGGAGGCGCTGTACCAGGAGAAGCTTGCAAGCGAAGTTTATCAATATGAGTTCGCTTATACGGCGCTTCAGACAGAAAAGAGCATGCTGAATGGTAAGGCACACTTTGTCTTTTACGGCCTGTTCCGTGACAATCACCCTGCAGCGGTTACAGAGCTGGAGTATGAAGCGGAGCTTAAGGATGCCCGTGAGTATACACTTGGTCTTGGACCGGTAACCCCAGACGGAAGCTGGCTGGACAAAATATCGCTGTCTTCCCGGATCGGTGAGCCGCTGCAGACGGAGGAATTCTCCGGGGAGGAGCTTAACAGGCTGTTCCCGGACAGACAGCAGGAAGAACGGGAAGGCGGGAAGCTGCTTGCTTTCTTTACAGACACCTATGAGCATATTGTCCTGAAGAGCAAGGAGCTGCTTGTTGAACGTCCGCATGGACATATTCTGATGAGTGGTGACAATGCACAGCTCGGTGCAGAAGTAATGACTACGACATCCTATATGTACGGGATCTTCAATTCCCAGGTGGTCACAGGAAATACCAACTTTAACAAAATGCTCTCCAATGCCCGCAATGCGCTGAATGTATACAAAACCTCCGGGCAGCGGATTTATGTGGAAGCGGATGGACAATACCGCTTGCTGACCATGCCTTCGCTGTTTGAAATCGGCTTTAATTATGTCCGCTGGCATTATAAGACGGCTGCAGATACCCTGGTAATTACCAATTATACAGCTGCAGATGCTCCGGAAGTAAAACTTACGGTCCGTTCGGCCCAAGGGAAAGCATACCGCTTCCTGGTCACTAACCAGGTGACGATGAATGTGGCTGAATACGAAATTCCATACCGCTTATCACAAAATGCTGAAGGTGTATTGACCTTCCAGGCACATGACAGCGGAACAAGTGCGAAGGTCTATCCGGAGCTGGCTTACCGGATGACGCTGGAGGGGGCCGGGTACCGCCTTGGCGATGAAAGTTTGCTTTTAGATGGGCCGGCTTCAGGAAGCGCCTCGCTTGCTGTACTTGAACTGGAGGAGAGTGCTGAATGGAGCTTGACGATCCAGGGACAGCTGGACGGTAAAGAACGTCCGCCGGTTATATTGGATTTTGCTTCGGAGGCTGCGGAGTACCGGAAGTTCTTCTCAGGCGTGATGAACGGGTTCAGGCTGACCAAAGACAGCGGCGGTGAAGAGGAACTGTTCAAGGTCAATGCGCTTGCCTGGTGGTACACCCATAATATGCTGGTACATTACTCCGTGCCGCACGGCCTGGAGCAGTACGGCGGGGCAGCCTGGGGCACCCGTGACGTCTGCCAGGGACCTGTGGAATATTTCCTGGCTACGCATAAATACGAACAGGTCCGGGAAATTATGCTGACTGTATTCGCCCACCAGTATGAGGATGACGGCAGCTGGCCGCAGTGGTTCATGTTCGATAAATATGCCGCTATACAGCAGGAAGAGAGCCATGGCGATATTATTGTCTGGCCGCTTAAAGTGCTGGGTGATTACTTACGGGCAACACGTGACTTTGCTGTGCTGGACGAGAAAGTTCCATACACCCGCAAGCATACCTTTGATTTCACGGAATCGGCAGCAACCGTCCGCGAGCATGCCATCAAAGAGCTGGAATATATCAAGTCCCATTTCCTGCATGATACTTATTTGTCCTCTTATGGAGACGGTGACTGGGATGATACGCTCCAGCCCGCAAATGCACAGCTGAAGCAGTACATGGTCAGCAGCTGGACCGTAGCCCTGACTTATCAAACGGTGCTTGGCCTGTCCGGAGTGCTGCAGGATACAGACAGCGCCTGGTCTGAAGAGCTGCGCGGAATGGCTGAAGGCATCAAAAATGACTTCAACCGTTATATGCTGGGAACAGATGTCATTCCAGGCTTCCTGTACTTTGAAGACCCTGAGCATGCCAAGCTGATGCTGCATCCTGAAGATAAAGAGACAGGCATTCAATACCGTCTGCTGCCGATGACGCGCAGCATGATCGGTGAACTGCTCACTCCGGAGCAGATGGAAGCCCATTATGAGCTGATTCTTGAGCAGTTCCTGTGCCCGGACGGCGTACGGCTGATGAACCATCCGGCACAGTACGCCGGCGGTGTCAGCATGCACTTCAAACGTGCGGAGCAGGCGGCTAATTTTGGACGCGAGATCGGCCTGCAATATGTGCATGCGCATATCCGCTTTGTAGAGGCTATGGCGAAGATCGGCAAACGTGATCAGGTATGGAAGGGTCTGGCGACCATCAACCCTGTAGGCATCCGTGATGCGGTACCTAATGCCGAGCTGCGTCAGAGCAACGCGTACTTCAGCAGCTCGGACGGCAAATTTGCAAGCCGTTATGAGGCCCAGCAGCGGTTCGGTGAACTGCGCGACGGATCGGTTGCGGTCAAGGGCGGCTGGAGAATCTACTCCAGCGGTCCGGGGATCTATATGAACCAGCTGATCTCCAATGTTCTGGGAATCCGTGAGGATGCGGGAGATTTGATCATTGACCCTGTACTGCCGGATGAGCTGGACGGCACCCGCTTTGATTTTGAATACGGAGGTTCCCCGGCAGCGTTTGTTTATCACTATGCAGAGGGGACTGAAGGGACACTCCGCTCTGTTAAGGTCAACGGCCATGAGGTTCAGGCTGAGCGGATCGATAATCCTTACCGCCTTGGAGGCCTGCGCATCAAGCGGGAGGACGTTGAACGTCTCCGCACTGCAGAAACAACTGTTGTAGACATTTATATGTAA
- a CDS encoding TetR/AcrR family transcriptional regulator: protein MNRAVRRTRQALKAAFMELILEKGYDAVTIMDISVRADYNRGTFYKHFVSKEDLLKDIHDDFLRNFAETLLKPYEGMQQIKATMIFPSALQLFQHIEDHKKDFLALSSVQRGKIAAMLYDTLRNSMREDMHIEMEEAGTPLDYEIMLSYRMSATVGVILYWAETHFKYSAAYMAEQLIALINSRMDNIIFKNK, encoded by the coding sequence TTGAACAGAGCAGTGCGGAGAACCCGGCAGGCTTTGAAGGCAGCCTTCATGGAGCTGATCCTGGAAAAGGGATATGATGCGGTTACCATTATGGATATCTCCGTGCGTGCGGACTACAACCGGGGGACCTTTTACAAGCATTTTGTGAGCAAGGAAGATCTGCTGAAGGATATTCATGATGATTTTCTGCGGAATTTTGCGGAGACACTGCTTAAGCCTTATGAAGGCATGCAGCAGATTAAAGCTACCATGATTTTTCCCTCTGCCCTGCAGCTGTTTCAGCATATAGAAGACCATAAAAAAGACTTTCTGGCGCTCTCTTCCGTGCAGCGCGGCAAAATTGCCGCCATGCTGTATGATACTTTGCGGAATTCCATGCGTGAAGATATGCATATTGAAATGGAAGAGGCCGGCACGCCTCTGGATTATGAAATTATGCTGAGCTACCGGATGTCCGCAACCGTCGGTGTCATTCTGTATTGGGCGGAGACGCATTTCAAATATTCGGCAGCGTATATGGCAGAGCAGCTGATTGCGCTGATTAACAGCAGAATGGATAACATTATATTCAAAAATAAATAA